The following are encoded together in the Prionailurus viverrinus isolate Anna chromosome B3, UM_Priviv_1.0, whole genome shotgun sequence genome:
- the LOC125168254 gene encoding olfactory receptor 4K13-like, translating to MDVPNNRSSVSEFILLGLSTSREIQIFFFAVFFLVYVAVIVGNLLIVISVIVDTHLHSPMYFFLENLSFFDLCLSSAATPKMIADLLRKRKTISLWGCMAQMFFMHFFGGGEMSLLIAMAIDRYVAICKPLQYQTIMNHRVLIGFLLLSWAIGSIHTTSQMVFTVGLPFCGPNVVDSIFCDLPLVIKLACTETYILELLVTVNSGLLSLICFILLLISYIVMLVTIWQHSSSASSKAVSTLSAHITVVTLFFGPAIFIYVFPFKSYSVDKFLSVFYSIITPLLNPIIYTLRNQEMKAAIKRLSSQHIGSWLTS from the coding sequence ATGGATGTCCCCAACAACAGATCAAGTGTGTCTGAGTTCATCTTGCTGGGACTTTCCACTTCTCGAgaaattcaaatattcttttttgcaGTCTTCTTCCTTGTCTATGTAGCCGTCATAGTAGGAAACCTCCTCATTGTGATCTCCGTGATAGTTGATACGCATCTTCACTCCCCCAtgtatttctttctggaaaatttgtcattttttgatTTATGTCTTTCTTCTGCTGCAACTCCCAAAATGATTGCAGACCTCCTTAGAAAGCGCAAGACCATCTCCTTGTGGGGCTGCATGGCTCAGATGTTTTTTATGCACTTCTTTGGGGGTGGAGAGATGTCTCTTCTGATAGCTATGGCCATAGACAGGTATGTTGCCATATGCAAGCCCTTGCAGTATCAGACCATCATGAATCACAGGGTGCTCATCGGGTTTCTGTTGCTCTCATGGGCAATTGGGTCCATCCATACCACAAGCCAGATGGTTTTCACGGTAGGTTTACCCTTCTGTGGTCCCAATGTTGTGGACAGCATTTTCTGTGACCTTCCCCTGGTCATCAAGCTTGCCTGCACTGAGACCTATATCCTAGAACTCTTGGTTACTGTAAACAGTGGACTACTGTCCCTGATCTGCTTCATTCTCCTGCTCATATCCTACATTGTCATGCTGGTCACCATCTGGCAGCATTCCTCCAGTGCATCCTCTAAGGCAGTGTCCACACTGTCTGCTCACATCACTGTGGTCACTCTCTTCTTTGGTCCTGCTATCTTTATCTATGTTTTCCCGTTCAAGAGTTACTCTGTAGATaagtttctttctgtgttttactCTATAATCACCCCTCTCCTTAATCCAATTATTTATACTCTGAGGAATCAAGAAATGAAAGCAGCCATTAAGAGACTCAGCAGCCAGCATATTGGCTCTTGGCTCACTTCCTAA